Proteins encoded in a region of the Chitinivibrionales bacterium genome:
- a CDS encoding hydrolase, whose protein sequence is MKRVLCYGDSNTWGYNPSTGGQYSDDERWAGVLQEELGRGFTVIIEGLNGRTTMYDDPFEGAHKNGRTYLPACIESHKPLDLVIILLGTNDLKTRFHAAPIDVAQGAGMLAGIIQASDAGPRGVAPQVLLIAPPPFEKLTGFADNFAQGEEKSRHLTRFFKQVADSRRCHYLDAGEFIVSSPIDGIHLDATEHRTLAETVADTMKSIFSE, encoded by the coding sequence ATGAAAAGGGTTCTCTGTTACGGTGATTCCAATACCTGGGGCTATAATCCATCAACCGGCGGTCAATATTCCGATGATGAGCGGTGGGCGGGAGTGCTGCAGGAAGAACTCGGGCGTGGATTTACTGTGATAATCGAGGGACTCAATGGACGCACCACCATGTATGATGATCCCTTTGAAGGTGCTCATAAGAATGGTCGGACCTATTTGCCGGCATGTATCGAATCCCATAAACCACTTGACCTTGTAATAATTCTTCTCGGTACCAACGATTTGAAAACCCGGTTTCATGCAGCACCGATCGATGTCGCTCAGGGGGCGGGTATGCTTGCCGGCATAATCCAGGCGAGTGATGCTGGCCCCCGGGGAGTGGCTCCCCAGGTGCTGCTCATTGCCCCACCTCCCTTTGAAAAACTCACTGGATTTGCTGATAACTTCGCTCAGGGTGAAGAAAAATCACGGCATCTCACCCGATTTTTCAAACAGGTTGCAGATAGTCGCCGGTGTCACTATCTCGATGCAGGCGAATTTATTGTTTCAAGTCCGATAGATGGAATCCATTTGGATGCGACCGAACATCGCACGTTGGCTGAAACGGTGGCTGATACGATGAAATCTATTTTTTCAGAATAA